CCCACGATTAGAAAGAGATTAGAGCGAGAAAAGATATTACGTTGAGGGCTCACACAATACATGTGTAAAGCTTACACATTTAAATGAGTTTAATGGAATGCAGAAGGTACGACCAATTTTTGTCCTGAAGGGTTTGATCATTGCTTGCGCCTAATTGTTTTCCAGGATACCAGAACCGTCAATATCCTCAAAGGTGCTGAAGTACAGCATCAAGGTTTCCATTCTCTCACTAGCTGTTTGGGGGTGCTGGAAGATACTGCCATCTACTGTCACGCAGAGACCGGTCGAATGGGTGACGACACTGTGGACACGCTAGGAGTCGTTTGCTTCCAATGCTCCTCCTCTTGTCAGCCCCCTTTTACTGATGACTGTTAAAAATGATGGCTCCGATAATCGAGTCACACATTATTTTCGTACAATCTCTCAACCTTGATGCATACATTCTTAATAGGTTCCCCCACCGTAAACAAATGATGTGTGCTCTCTGAttattggatttttttttttctaatatgGTTTTAAGGTATACTTTTGTGCTATGTGAAGAAGGGTTCTTGTATTAGTGGAAATCTTGAGTGATAATGTTGAGATTTTGCTGACCtgatttctttttgtgtgtgatcGAAGTGAAAAACATGAATATTGTGTGTGATGCCTTTGGAGAATGATTGTTGTAGCTTTGAAGGATCAAGCGCTGCAGTAAATGTCTGTGAACAGCCTGGTACTTCAGCTTTTTGAGGATCATTTTGAGTATTTTTTCGTGTGTATGTATTCCTATAAACTTTCAAACTGTCGAATATTTCTTGCACCGGATTGTTTTTGCACGCCTGTATATTTTGTCATGTATTCAGTTTTAGAACTTGGTTCTGTTAAAACCTCGCGGGAAATGTTCGCGCAGGAGTTTGTTGAATGTGAGTCCAGCATTTGTTTTTGGTGATGGTGTACTTTCCTCCGGGTTAGTAAAACCCATGCCAATGTAAATTACGGACATGACATATCCATGAGCCAAAATAAAAACGTTGCTATTTATTATGTTTGTTCACAATATCCGTCCTGTACACAACTCGATTCGACAATGCATACTGCGCATAGCAGTGGCCTCACTAGGGTGGTTTCTCCGCATGTCTCCGCACCCCCAGTGGCGCGCAgacatttgtcgtctgctagggcaTAGTGGCGACCGGAAGTGCGTCCCGCGCTCACTTCCGCTCTTTCCACTTACCATTGAAAATGGCGAGCGAAGATGTTGCAGTGAAACGGGTAGCGCTCTGTTCGGCAATTTTTGCAGGATTTGCTTACGTTGGGTACTCCATTCTGAGATCTGCATTCTGCGCAAAGGGCAACGGCAGAGATGACAAGGGTGAGCGACTCGACAGAGCCGCTGTCACGATGTTGATTGAATGTGTGGGAGCCGTTATGTAACCGAAACTTGACGTAAAACATTGTGCATATTGCGCAGTGTACTTAAGCTGCTAACGCACATATTGCATTCACTAGAGGGGGAATTCTGTCGATGAAAGTACTGTCACAACTCGTCGATGTGCCTCAAACACGCGATGCAGCAGAAGCTTTCGTGTTAATTGGAGGATCACACGCAACACGTTTTGTCGTAAACATTAACATCGCAGGATGCCTTTACCGTATGTCGCTTTTATTGACGCATTTTGGTGCAAAACAATCAATCTGAAGGTGTTGGCCCATATACAAGATATAAAACTGTGTTAGGAGGTCAGTATATCGATCAGCCGGCTCAGTGGTCGATAACGCAGTCTCGCCTCAAATGTCAAACTACCGGTGGATGTTCTTTGATCGCATAGACTTAGAATTACAGGACCAGCACCAGTTATGCAAGATATGGACAAAAATATATAGTCTCGAGGAGAGTCCGAAGCCGCACGCCTTGCAAAATGAAGCAACTGTGAAAACTAAGTCGAAATCTATAGGTTATGGAAATCAGTCAGAGGaataacatattttttttttacataaaaaTTACGAAGTATGAAGAACATTCATACCGTGCAATAGTCTTCTGCTTTTCCTTTCTAAGTTTGCCCTCACAAGTTGGCTCTCTTTGCATGAGTAATATCATTATCATCTCAATTCTCCATGTGTTGGCTTCATTGGATAGGAACAAGAAAACTGATCAagttgaaaaagaagaaaaaacacaaaGGCTTGCCGGGTAGGTGGCAGAGATTTGTGCTCCATCCAGTTGTGTAGGCTGCCGCTATAGCAGTGTCTGTGGTTGCAGGAGCACTTTGTGTTGCAGTGTGTTTACGTTTCATCCGACACAATGCATGTTGCAAAAGTTTGTTTTAGTTCTGCATCCGACGTACATGCACGCTTTTGTTTCCTTGCGGAAAACCACGTTTTTTCCACTGCCGCCATTGCAGTGTAAGTGGTGGAATGTCGGGCATTGTTGTACTTCGTTTACATGTACCCGAGCTTTTGTGTTAAATTTATATTATACTGTCACACGACGTTTGTGTAGAGTGTCGACGACACATCCCAGGACAGTTATTACTCTCCAAGCTCACTCTACCGACCCGATTATAGGTCCATAAAAAGCCTGATAATCCCTGGCACCTCAAAGAAAATAATGGACACTTCCTTGAAGCATACCAGTGCTCTATAACACGAGTCGTTCCTCCCAACAGAGCGTGACACGGCGCACCGGTCAAGCCAGACTGACCTCTCCGTGCCCGCTGACTACACCACGACCTCGCCTGCGGAGCTGCACTTCATCCCCAAGTCTGTGCGCAACAAGGTCCGCGAACTCAACCTCAAGGCTCGGATGTTCGACGACCACTACTTTGCGCGTATCTTCAAGCCGCGCAGCCTCCAAAATTCACCCTGGGGCTCCCCAAAGGCCCTCAGTCCGATTGGATTTGAGCGCGACACCTACCTGAGCCGCTCGGCCGAGAACATCAACATGACTCCGACGACTCCGTTGAAACGGAGGAACTCTTCGCGGTCGAGTCGCGCCTCTCTGCACTGGGGTTGCAACGACCTGAGCGCGGAATGCAACGACGACCGTGTGCTGAACCGAGCCATGTTGTCGCGTGAGACGGACGATTTGCTGCACGACATCCTGCACGGTTTGTATAATAAAGCGCGGGTGATGACCGTGTACGAAGCGAAGTGCCTCGTGACGCTGCTGGGATCGGCGGATGAAGACACAGTCGTGAAGACGTTGACGACGATATCAAATTGTGCAGCCTTCACAATTAATCAGGTAGGATCGGCTAAACAGGAGAGAAGCGTAATCTAAATGAAAGCACATCCACCGCAGAATCATAAGGATCCTAATCAGAACATGAAAACTTAAACCCAGCACTGGCAAAATATCAAATTACAATTTTGCATCCAGTTTTAATTCgtatttgctttttttttatcacagtTATCCCATTCTTCACCATAGATTGGTGCATTATAGTtcgggcctgactttttaggttTATACCCGAttatgcccgatatttacctACCGATTCGAATCTGGAAAAACCGGGTTTAACCGGGGTATTTCACCgaaaactgctggaccaggggAATCCGAAGTCGCacaactttggaaactgtgttgtagTTGCATAAATATGTGAATACAAACTAtcaaaacagagaccctgctgCCTCTTAGATGCATAAACTAGATATTGGTGCGCTATGTCTACTGGTGTGTCATCTGTATTATGCAGAGTAAACCAAAGATTTATGCCTGATCCAACCTGATCCAACCAAAATTaggttgaatcaggttcagttcaaactgattacacccgaattatcgaagcaaaatataacccagTAGTTTTTTCCCCCCAGATTTTTGCCGGAAAgtataacccgaaaaagtcgggCCCTAATTATAGTCACTGTTGCTTTTCGTAAAAAAAtgccaatcaatcaatcaaacatcAAAATGTATAAAGATGGTCATCTGAAACTTTTTCCCAGGACTACCTATGCGATGTCGGATGCCTGCCTCATTTGAAGGAGCTCCTCTCTCATGACTGCCCTGCTGTTCAAGTAGCCGCAACTCAAGCTGTCGCCAACATGGCAGTGAACGAAAGAAATCAACGACTCTTGCAGGTACTGCGTTCACACCTGTTAGCACCTATATCACTAGAGcttgaagttttagggttttacccgattcttccccgaatttgcaccccgaattgaaggttgcccctttagggtgaaacccgatttttacccggcaaattgccctcactgggatggctgtaggaatgcaccaacttacttgttcggtagaaaaatgcagttacatcaccgtttgtaccaaaccgctacaattAGTTTGAacaactgagcccaatttctccccaaatttagcgtactggaagttttttcacccgagtttgcacgaatttagtgcacatgtttatttacccgatttttacccccccgaatgtaggaaaaaatatttcccgaaaacttcaggctctattaatATCACTACTTGCAGTACCACTGCAGTGATGTTTCCGTGGTGCCTTTTCAGCCCTGTGTTCCGCAACTGCTGTCCGCAGCTGTCACCTGCAATGGAGGCCGTTACCTGCAGTCGGTCTCCCTCCTGTGCCTCACCAATCTGGCTTTGTGTGATGAGGTGCATGTGGCACTTCACGGTTCGCTGCATCAGCTCTGCAATCTCATAGAAACTGCAGAGGGCAGCACGCGTCTTCAAACACTCAAGCTCCTGGTGAACCTTTCGTGCAGTGGAACAACTGTACCTTACCTTCTCGCAGCAAGGGTAAGAGGCGCAGAACTTACTTGTGTAGTTGTcgctagagatgcaaaatttccgaaaattttgaatcgcttgaaaaaaaaaaaatgttcttttttttcgtgttttttttttttccaaaaaatttgaaaaaaatggaaacaaacgtggttactgctgagtcgaagcattgctgACCAAACCACAGCATGcaatgagctagaagctttagtGGTGTTCATtttctaggcataaatgcagtgCAGAGCATTCCacgagactgctgtctactcagcgataggtataattagaacaacccgtccactccaagcagaactccgacattatgtgaacacGATGGCGGTCACTTGGAGCGGCCAGatggagctctaagttggtggtggTTGGcagattagaggcacctaaggcactgttggcgggttggaacgcatcaaaggcacgaaagtttacatttttgaatttcgtcgcctggaaattttgggctatttttccggagacgaggaaaaaaaccgaaaaaacttttttccaaaatttttttgttttgttttcgggGCTTTGCATCTCTACTTGTGGCTTCCGCTCATTCATGATAACTCATCTCCCACTCAGCTCGTTTGCCAGCTCGTTTCAGCATGAGTGAGTTTTGTGAAATGAGTGTGAGTGGGGTCCACTTAGCGGTCCTCATCCGTCTGGTCTGCACAGCACCCACGATATTCCTTAATGTGTTGTTTCACACTCACCTCAGCTCTGTTTGCTCACTCCTGCTCAGCTAATTCGCTGAATtcagcatgagtgagcatgctcGTAAGTAAGTTTTGTCGAAGTATAGACATGAGTATGTACTTATTCTTGTGTCAGCTCGTGTGGTTATGTTTTTCTCTGTGCTCATGTACAAAGAAATAGACAGCATTCGAACGAAGCatatactgggtgtttcacgaaggtgcCCCGGCTGGTAATccgtaaacaggtggcgctgtcggcACCTGTTTACGGTTAATCACCACCTGTTAATCACCGTTAATTAAATAAGactcctaacttttaaattttactctGGACGCTTTTGGAACCTCTGTTTTTGCCGATCagaaccttcagcgaaaaatgttCCAGCAAAAACCtgcatcgacacttagtgatttttacagtaattaattggtttggTTTGTCGTTTTTCTTGCGCGGAACAGCGTACCAATGTGCTGTTTTGCTTAGCTATCCGGCTGCcaattacgtgttcatccgcccGGTTCATACACGGTATTGTCTCAGCCGTGTATTGTGCGTTTATCGTGATGGTGATGGCGATATCGTAAATATTGGGTCTTATTTCATGAGCCGTAAAACCGGGGTAAAATCGGGCAATATCAgttggaaaataaaaaaaagagtacTTCCGGAATTTAACGCAAACACATAATGCGAAACAGCCTTGTTGAGTGTGCAGTACTTAGCACGCTCCAATGCCCGTATTGCaggctgaattggcactttgccaagttTGTTTTCAGAGTTTTTGGGTTTTATTCCGCACGACGACCAAATTGGGGGGGTAAAACTGGGTTTTACTGGTTTTACTGgttttaaccctaaaacaaaAGGCCCTACGTACTTCCTTTCACAAATTTTGCTTCCGTGCTGTTCTTTTGTCCTTTTCTTTGTTTCACGTGACAGATATCAGAAGAGAAAAAGTAGTGCTCACAGTCCCAACAGACACCATTCTTACGGGATTCATACGGGATATTTCCATACGCAGTTACACTACTAAATTTAACTTGCTTCCTTCTCATAAAGGCTCCAAAGAACCTCCAATCCTTACTGGAGTTACGATAAGCAATAAGTTATATAATCAATAAAGTTATAAGATATGTGGTGCATCATATCTGACTCAACACATCTTGTGTTTCTTAAACATATCGTTTGTTCCACTTCAGAACACCGGTTGGCATACGGAATGGCATCACGTTAGGTCTCAGTCTAAGCCTTCTTTCCTTGCCACTTTCTAACACGGCAGTCGAACGCTATAGTGCTCACAGTCCCCACAGACACCATTCTTACGGGATTTATACGGGATATTTCCATATACAGTTCCGCTTTAACTTTTAACGTCCTTCCTTCTCATAAAGGCTCCACAGAACCTCCACTCCTTACTGGAGTCCTCAGACAGAGAAGTGGTATTGCGGATCCTCACCTACTTGGCCAACGTGGTGTCGTACGCCGCCAAGCACAACATCACCCTCTTGGACCTACCTCAGGAGCACAGGGCAGCCGCACCAGAGATGCTCTACGCTGCCCTCTGTGGCAGTCCAGCACGGGACCGCCTGCAGTCAGTCTCCTGCACCTTGGCTCGCAGTTCCGATGAAGACCTTAGTTTCCAGGCAAGCCGGCTTCACAATGCTCTCGTCAGGTAATGATTGCGCGGGTACCTCATCATATGGACGTTTGGTTAGGAACAGAGTTTGAATGTTGTGAGTTGTTGTACGTTCTCTCAttcatttttaaattggatGAACAAATTTGTTTTGGTATTTGTTTTGAGACAGTTTTCCGTTCGAAATACGGAATGGTGACTGCTTCGAGTTCTTGGTGTTTGGATGTGTCTCGCAGTAGTGCTGCTCCCACGAGACTTTTTCCTGTGTCCTTACGGAGATACTTGTAGGAAACAGGGTGTCGGAATTCCCTGGTGGTGGAGGGTGACACGAGCAGCTGCTGGCTTTTTTGGCTGGTATTTTGCGGTAGTGGTGTTCTGTGGATTATCTGAACACCCGGACTTCTTAGTGTGACGAGGAGCGTACCTGTTGTGGATGGGATGCCGTGGCATGCTCTACACGTTGATCTATGTTTTCCAGCGTATTTATTCCTGATATGTAAATATTTCTAGAAATGTATAGTAATCTCGTTCTAAATGAACAGTACAAGGGAAGAACCATTGTGCAGAAGGCTCTCCCTGTTTAGATGTTATCCTTTCATTGCAATTGTAAAGACAACGTGGAGGAAGGAGTGAAAGGAGACAACCCTCTCACACCTAAAAGCAAAGATTGGGGGCCAGTCATGTGACATCCATAGCCATTCAAAGGAGCAGTGACAAATACTTGATGAACGATGCTGGGTTTCAAGCAATGGTGTCACTTCACTGCCCCTTTAAATGGTAGTTTTGGAATTCCTGGACAGATACAAGGCCTTCTCATTGGCCTTGCTTCAGAGAAGCCCAAATTTATCTCCCATTCGtacgtcacttgccccacgccTCTTCTCTCCTCCTGAATACCTTTGGGGcctgtcctcctcctcctccttctaaGTTTTGCAGCAAGTACTTTGCTTTGTGTGTCGTGTATCTTTCAGCTGTTTTGATGTACGTAGACCGATACATAATATTCTTTATCACTTTTCCTGATGCAGCTCAAAGTGAGGCAACAAATTATCATTGTCATCCTTAGCCTTACGCAGCTAAGGCTAGTATATTTTCGCGTTGTTCCTAGCGTTGATTTCAACGTTGCCTGTTTTTACACTTGTTCATCCATTTTGAAGCCACACGAAATAATGTTGTTCGTACATACTGTGAATTCCTTGGCAATGTCGCAAAAAAGTACAAGGAAGTCAAGCGACCTACCATGttttgatgacgatgatgatgattgaggtgtttcattgcCGCAGAAAGAAGTGAAGCATTTCAGAAAGGGAAATATTTTTCTTGTTGTGACGCTAGTCAGATTTAGTGCAGAGATGTGCTGCTGTGTATTAAGCTAGTTCGGTGTATAGCAATATTTTGGAGACATTAGTAGTGTACTAGACGTCGATGTCATGAGGGACACAATTCCGAGCAGTCTAGAAGCTGCGACGGGCAAGTTTATGAAGATGGACAACACAATTTAGCTACAGTTCGTGCAATCAATATAGTTGTTGTACCTTTCAGATATTAGAATGATTAGTTAcctttagagcctgaagttttcgggataTTTTTTCCTCCGCAATTCAGGGGGTAAATCGGAGAAATCAAcacgtgctctaaattcatgcgaactCGTGTGGAAAAACTTTTAGTTTGCTCAATTCGGGAAGAAAACGGGCTCTATTACTCAaacgaactgtactggtttggtgcaaatggtgatgtaattgcatttgctgtcaaacaagttagtgtgcattcctacagacatttTAGTgtgggcaatttgccgggtaaaaatcgggtttcaccctaaagaggcaaccctCAATTCAGGACGCAACTTCGGGGAAGaaacgggttaaaccctaaaacttcgggctctGGTTACCTTCTACAAATTCTACACCTTTGCATCAATTGTACCAAACATTTCTTTGGCGCAGTTATTTAGTCGCATTTACTTGCGTGGCCACCGCCAGGATTTGAGCACAAAATTGATTTTAGATTTTTTTTCTAGCTCTTTATATTGTTTGTGCAGCAACAGTGTAACTTATTAGAAAAAGGCATGATAGAATAGTGTATGGAATGCTCATGCAACACGTGTATAAACATGATCTGAAAAAGTTCTTACTCATTCACGCACAATAAGCCCAGAGGGTAGATATATTCTTCCTTTGATAGGGACATTATTTTTTTGACAGAGGAGAGACGTATGTACAGAAGTATTTATAGAGAGAGAATATCACGACAAAGAAGCGACTACTGAACGGACCGTCCGAGATGCGTAACAGACTAGGCTGTACAGTTTCTTTAAACGTGTACAATTTTGTCGTACTGGAACAGTGACACTGCTACATGTTTGCAGCATGCTGACGATGGAAGTTATTGTTCTGTGCTCATCCGTTATCGTAAAAAAAGTTATAGTGCGCTTTCTAAAGTCATTAGGTCATTCATGGAGCATTGTGTTCAAGTTGCTCAAGTATTTATATTGTTGCCCAACTTGTGTTTTCTGACAAAGCTTTATCGTGTTCTTATGTTAGGAACAGTGGCTAGAATTGTAGTGTGGTAGGTACGGACAAGGACAAAAAGGTCGAAAGGAATAGAAACTCCACGTGCCATTAAAATCTAAGAGTTGGAGAGTTCACATGATTGCATACTATTTATTATGTGTCATAACGGAATTTATGTTTGACAGTTTAATATATTTGAAGCATATACTATAGGTTCCCGACGGTGTCGGAAACCACTTCCATTGTGGCAGGACCCTGAGCAATTAATGTTCTCCTGGTCACCGATTGTGAGTTATTGACACAATGTAGGAAACTAAGTGAAAACTTTAAATGACGCTAGAATGTGAGATCGAGTTGACAAGCCAGGTATAATACTTACAAAGAAACCTTTTGTGCAAAAAGCCTATTGTAGTACTC
This portion of the Ornithodoros turicata isolate Travis chromosome 3, ASM3712646v1, whole genome shotgun sequence genome encodes:
- the LOC135388082 gene encoding armadillo repeat-containing protein 10-like isoform X1, with the translated sequence MASEDVAVKRVALCSAIFAGFAYVGYSILRSAFCAKGNGRDDKGTRKLIKLKKKKKHKGLPERDTAHRSSQTDLSVPADYTTTSPAELHFIPKSVRNKVRELNLKARMFDDHYFARIFKPRSLQNSPWGSPKALSPIGFERDTYLSRSAENINMTPTTPLKRRNSSRSSRASLHWGCNDLSAECNDDRVLNRAMLSRETDDLLHDILHGLYNKARVMTVYEAKCLVTLLGSADEDTVVKTLTTISNCAAFTINQDYLCDVGCLPHLKELLSHDCPAVQVAATQAVANMAVNERNQRLLQPCVPQLLSAAVTCNGGRYLQSVSLLCLTNLALCDEVHVALHGSLHQLCNLIETAEGSTRLQTLKLLVNLSCSGTTVPYLLAARAPQNLHSLLESSDREVVLRILTYLANVVSYAAKHNITLLDLPQEHRAAAPEMLYAALCGSPARDRLQSVSCTLARSSDEDLSFQASRLHNALVR
- the LOC135388082 gene encoding armadillo repeat-containing protein 10-like isoform X2, encoding MASEDVAVKRVALCSAIFAGFAYVGYSILRSAFCAKGNGRDDKERDTAHRSSQTDLSVPADYTTTSPAELHFIPKSVRNKVRELNLKARMFDDHYFARIFKPRSLQNSPWGSPKALSPIGFERDTYLSRSAENINMTPTTPLKRRNSSRSSRASLHWGCNDLSAECNDDRVLNRAMLSRETDDLLHDILHGLYNKARVMTVYEAKCLVTLLGSADEDTVVKTLTTISNCAAFTINQDYLCDVGCLPHLKELLSHDCPAVQVAATQAVANMAVNERNQRLLQPCVPQLLSAAVTCNGGRYLQSVSLLCLTNLALCDEVHVALHGSLHQLCNLIETAEGSTRLQTLKLLVNLSCSGTTVPYLLAARAPQNLHSLLESSDREVVLRILTYLANVVSYAAKHNITLLDLPQEHRAAAPEMLYAALCGSPARDRLQSVSCTLARSSDEDLSFQASRLHNALVR